A stretch of DNA from Acidobacteriota bacterium:
GGAGTCGGCAACCGATGGTAGACGTGCAGCAGCTTATCGCTCATGGCTTGCTCCTCACTTCGACGTGCAGGGACGCGCCTCGGCAGCGGACAGGGCGGCACCCGCGGGGCCGCCGCGGCGGCTCTGTGCGAGCCGGCGCGCGAGCGCCGGACCGTTCTGGCGCTGATCGAACAGCATCTCGGCGCGGCGCCGCGCCGTGACGGCAAGGCGCTGCCGGCGCGGCTCATCGTTCAACAGGGCCACGATGGCCCGGCCCAACGCGACCGGATCGGCGGGCGGCGTCAACACACCGGCGTCTCCGTCGCCGAGCAATTCGGGAATACCGGCGATGCTCGAGGCGATCACCGGCGTGCCGACCGCCATGGCCTCCTTGATGACCGTCGGCACGGCATCGCCGAGGCCGTTCGACGGGTGCACCAGCACCGTCGCCTGGCGCATCTCCTTCACGACCTCGTCCGGGCTGAGCCAGCCGCGGAAGTGCACGCGATCGCGAAGGCCCAGCGAGACAGCCAACGCCTCGAGACGCGGCCGCTCGGGGCCATCGCCGGCGAAGACGACCTCAACCGGCCGTTCGGGTGCCACCAACGCCGCGGCTGCGAGGAGATCGTCGAATCCCTTTGCCGGATGAAGGCCGCCGGCAGCCAGCAGCCGGTGAGGCGCACGCCCGCCGGGATCGAACGAGAGCTGCTCGAGATCCAGCGCGAGGTGATGGAGGTAGAGCTTCGGCGCCCACGCGGCGACCCGATCGGGATACGTCGCCGCGAGGAACTTGCGATTGAAGTCGCACACGACAATGACGTTGTCCGCGTAGTCGAGCTTCTGCCGCAGATACACGCGGGCGCGATACAGGTCGGTGCCGGCGTGCAGGCAGATCGAGAACGGCATCGTGCCGCCGATGGCGCGGTGAAACAGATACGCGCACGTGCCCGCGTAGTTGCCCCAATAGGCGAGCACATGGTCGAAGCGGCCACGGTGATCGCGCGCCCACGCGAGCGCTTTTGGCAGCACGTACATCGTCTTCAGCGCTTCCTCGGCTCCATGCCGCACGCCCGCGCCGGTGAGGGCGAGCATCGTGCCGACGTGGCGCAGCGCGCCGGGCGAGGCGGCGTGCGCCAGGCTCCGCTTCAGCGACGCGTGATGCACGCGGTCGCGCGGCAGGACCGACGGCGACAGGTCGGCCGGCACGTGCGCCCAATACGCCGGATCGAGCGGCAGGATCGCGAAGATCTCGACGTCCCATCCAGCGTCGATCAAGCCGCGCATGTCGCGCGCGAAGAACGTGTTGATCAGCCCGGGGAAGTGGCTGGTGAATACCGCAAGGCGCATGGCGTTACGCGATCCGGCGCGCGGCGTCGGCTGACGACTCCAGGGCTCTCCCGCCGTGGTCGAGCCCCCGTGCGTGCTCGTACACACGGAACAGACGATCCGCGAGGCCGCGGTCCTGGTACTCGGCCTCGACGCGCCGGCGGCCGGCTTCACCGAACTGCCGCCGCAGGCCGGGATCCCGCACGAGCCGGCGGATCGCATCGACGAGCGCGTCGATGTCGTCGGGACCGACGACAATCCCCGTCTCGCCTGCAACCACGACGGCGGCCGCATCGCCGGCCGGCGTCGTCACCACCGGCAGCCCGGCGGCCATTCCTTCGAGAAGCACGTTCGGAAACCCCTCGTGCGACGAGGTGGAGACGAGCACGTCCACTTGTCGGAGGATCGCCGGCACGTCGCTGCGCCGCCCGACGAACCGCACCGCCTCGGCGAGGCCGAGCGACACGGCCTGCTCTTCGAGCGCCGGCCGCTCCGGACCATCCCCGACGATGACGCCGCGCACCTCGGGTACGACGGCGCGCACGCGCGCGAGCGCCGCGAGAAACCGATCGACGCGCTTGGCCCAAACGAGCCGCCCGACCAGCGCCACGACCGGGCCCACTCCGGCATCGCGCAACTGGAGCGTCGTGGTGGCCGCGTCCTGCGCAGCGAGGTCGATGACGTTCGGCACGATCACGACCTCGTCGTGGCCTCGCCCCGACGCGCGGGCGAATGCCGCGCCGGCGGCCGAGTTGGCGACGAGCACCGTGGGCGTGCGCAGCAGCCACGGGCCCCATCCCGGGTTCTCCCGCAGCTCGAAGGCACCGTCGTTCCGGATGGCGCCGATCGAGACGGCGCGGCAGAGCTTGGCCGCGATACCGGCGTAGAGATTCACGAAGAAGTGGCCTGCCTGCACGACGTCCGGCCGGAACGCGCGCAACGATCGCGCGAGCGTCCACAGCCGCGCCGGCGGAGCGCTTCGCTGGCCGATCCAGATCGGGTCAAGGCCGGCGGCCCGGAATGCGGCTTCGTAGTGATCGCCTCGCGTCAGCGAGTAGCACCGCACCACCGCGCCGGCCGCCACGAGCGCGCGCCCCATGTACAGCAACTGCTTCTCGGCGCCGCCCTGCGACAGCCCGCCGGCGACGAGCGCGATGCGCCAATCGGCCGGACGACGCGGGACGGTCGCGGTCTTCGACGATGACGTCATCCGGTGACCGAGCTCGTGACACGCCGCGAGTGCCGCGTGACCAGGCGGCGCTGAACGATGCCGAAGCGCCTCGCTTCTGCGCCGAGCGCGCGCGCCATCTCCGCGCTCGACAGACGTGCGGTGCCGGCGGCGGCGAGCAGCCAGATCGTCTTGCCCTGGAACTCCGTCGTCGTCAGCGAGACCGCGAGACCCGCGGTGACGAGCAGCCCGAGCGACACGCTCCCGGGGCTCCGGCGCGTGAGGCCGCGCAGCGCAAACGATCCGACGTAGCCGACGAGGAGAATCATCCCCGGCCAGCCGTTCTCCGCGAGGATCTTGATCCACCCCGCGTGCGCCGGGAACTCTTCGCCGCGCTTGAAGGTCGAGAGCCCGGGCAGGAAGCCGACCTGCGCCCACGTCGCCGCGAAGCCGCCGGTGCCCACGCCGAGCGGGTGCTCGCTGAACATGTGCAAGCCGGCAATCACGAGGTCCGACCGTCCGCTCGTCCGGCCGGACGCCGTCTGTTCCTCGTCGAGCAGCTTGCTGAACCGGCGCAGCGTGTAGTCACCGAGCGTGGCGAACGCGATGAGGGCGATGCAGGTGATGCCGACGGCGGCGCCGGCCACGACGGCGCGATCCGTCTGACGCCGCATCGAGAACAGCACGAAGAGCAAACCGGTCGCGGCGATGAGCGCGCCGCCGCGGCTGCCGCTGAGGAACGCCCACACGACGTTCGTCGTGACGAGCAGGCCGAGGATCAGTTGTCCGTAACGCCGGTCCGCCGCGTGGTGGAAGCCGAGGCACGCGCCGAACACCGCGGCCTCGGGAAACAACGCGTACGCGTTGTGATTCATGAACGGCAGGCCGTCCTGCAGCGAGAAGTACATGAGCCCGCCGAGCGCGCCGGCCGTGCCGCAGACGAGGCCGACCGTGTACCAGATGTCGGGGTCGTCGCCGGCCTGCGCGAAGTACACGACCAGGCCGAACATCGCGATGATGCCGAGCAGGTGCTGAACGCCACCCGCGACGTCCGGGCTGAACACGAGATCGGCCGCGAGCAGCACGATGAGGAGCTTCAGCAGGCGCGAGTGCACGTCCGAGAGCCGCCAGACGAAGGCGCCGGCGAGCACGCTGATGCCGATCAGCATGAAGTTCAGGGTGTTCCAGCGAAGCACCGCGTTCGACAGGAAATGCCGCGTGAGCGGATCGAGCGTGCAGACGAGCGCCGCGCCGGCGACGCCGAATGCGGGCCGCCGAAACCCGGCGAGCAGCACCAAAAACCCGACGGCCGTGAGGAACGTGAGCGCGTTGAGAAAGCCGATGACCGGTGCGGACAGCCATCCGGCGGCCACGACGATCAGCAGCAAACGCCCCCACTCGCTCGCCGCGGACCTGCCGCCGAGAACCCGCGGGGCCGGTTGAGCCGGCGCAGGTTGTCCAACGATGCGCCTCACAGCCGAAGCCGTCCTTCCGTGAGCTGGCCGCCCCACTGCGCGGCGCAGAAGCGGCCGATGTCGCTGGCCCAGCGCTCGAGCGTGTAGGACTCGACGAAGGTCCGGCAACGCCGACGCAGGTCCGGCCAAGCCGCCGCGTGGTCCAGCGCCGCCACGATGCCGTTGGCCAGCGCCCGATCGTCACCCGGGGGCACGAGCCAGCCACGCTCCCCGGCGCGTCCCATGACCATCGGCGCCACGCCGACGTTGGTCGACAACACCGGCACGCCGTGCGCCATGGCGTCGAGCCACGCCTTGCTGAGCGACTCGGTCAGGGCCGGGTGCACGCAGAGGTCCGCATCCTGCAGTGCCGCAGACAGCTCGGGGCGGTTGAGGTATCCCTTGAAGCTGATTCGATCGTCCAGCCCGAGCGCCCGGCATTCCTGCTCGAGCGCCGATCGAGCCGGCCCGTCGCCGAGGATCTCCAGCCGCGCGTCGCCGGCCGGCGTCCCCTTCAGCCGCGCGATGGCGCGCAGGAGCACGTGCACGCCTTTCTCGGACGAGAGACGGCCGATGGCGACGAGCTTCGGCGGCCGTCCGAGCCCTCGATCGACGTCCGGACGAATCGCGTCGAGCTCGGCCTGCGTGAGCGCGGTGGAGAACACCCACCCCATCCCGGGCGCAGGCGGTTCCGCGCCTGAGCCCACGGCCAGCATCACGTTGCGGCCGCCGGCGAACCGCCGCATGACGGCCTTCACGAACCGTTGCGGCCGGGTCGTCTGCGCCGTGTCGGCCCAGGAGCTGCCGTATCGCGCGATCAGCCGCTTGCGAGACGCCAACGCGATCAGCAAGCCGAGCGCCGAGACGTCGCCAGGCAGCGGCACGTGCACGACGTCCGCGGCCCGCACGTGCGGCACGATCTGCCTCACGTAGCGAGGCAGGCGCCCGAGCATCGACACCTTGCGCCTGGCGTCGGCCCCGACGGGCGAGTCGAGCCCCACGATGCGCGCACGCGAAGGCAGCGGGAGGCCGCCCGCACGCGGCGCCGTCCGGACGACGACGAGCGTCGCATCATCGAACATCGCGGTGATGGCTGCCATCTGCAACGGGAACCCGCCGTCGGTCACCCACGTCCCGTCCGGCCGCTGCCAGCACGGTTTGAACGACACCACGCAGACGTGCACGTCACGCCACCACGATCTGCCGATCGGGCACGCCCTCGCGGGCGGCGATGATCTCGCGCGGCAACACGACGTCCAGCCGGCCGGCGCGCCGGTGCGCGCGCACGCGCTCCAGGAACGGCACGAGATGGCGCTCGTCCTGCGAGTTGCCCGCGTGCAACGAGTGCGGATGGCCGTACGCGACGATCAGCCCGCCCTCGGCCGCGCACGCATCGACCATGTCGAGAGCCGCCGCGTCGAAACCGCCAGGGGTGTTGAGCCGCACGCACGTGACGCCGCCGATCCGCTCGACGGTCGCGGGCCGATCGAGGCGGCGGCCGCGCCACCATTCCGCCGCCCGCTGCCACCACGGCCGATACGCGACCCGGCAGAACCGGTAGCCGCTCTCCACGAGCGCGCCGCAGAGCGTGCTCAGATCGATCCGGCCTGCACCCGCCTCGCGCCGCTCCGCCAGGCTGATCGACCCAGCGCGCCAGTAGTCGAACGGCTGGTTGAACGGTGGCACGAAGGCGCGCACCTCCGCGCCGATGCAATCCTCGAGCGCCGCCCGGCTCGCGCGCAGGGTCTCGAGGAGCTGATCGCGTGACAAGCCCGGCAGCCACTCGTGTCGATGCGAGTGGCTCGCAATCTCGTGGCCCGCCGCGTGTACCCGCCGCACCTGCTCCGGGGCGTGATACGGCGACGGCCCGGCGAGTGCCACCGATCCGACGACGGCGAAGCACGCCGGCACGCCAGCGTCGGCGTGGAGCTCCAGAAGCCGATCGGTGCACGAGGCCTCGAGCGATCCCCACGACTTCGGCCCGCCGGGCAGGCGCGATCGATCGGCGCCCCATTGAGCGTCGTAGTCCCAGAACATCAGCAGTTGCGCGCGCGCCATGTCAGACTCGGGCCTGTCGTCGCGCCAGGATGGCGGCCCCGCCGCGCACGCGGCCGGCGATTCGGCGCAGCCCGTCGGCCGCGCGGCCGGGCCGCATCGCGTCGCGCGCGAGCAACAGCGTGTCGAGCGTCCACGCGTACGCGAAGGCGAGGCGGTCGCGCCAGGCCAGGTTGCGGTACGTCCGACGCCAGATCAGATGGCGGTTCTCGATCTCCATCCGGCCCAGCCGAAACGCGTCGGGACGCCCCGCCGGCTCGTGCAGGTGGTCGCACGCGGCGGCCCCGACGAGCGCCACGGCGCCGCGCGCACGCAGCCGGAGCGAGAACTCCAGGTCTTCTCCCTGACCGTAGCCGGCGAGCACTTCTTCGAATCGCACGACCCGTGCGGCCGCTGTCTTCAGCATCATGGCGCAGCCCGGCAGCCAGTCCCCTTCCACGACCGCCGTCGTCGGCGCATGGAATCGCCAGGGAATCGATAGCCCGGTGCGCGTGTAGGTGCCGGGTTGAAGGTTCGGGACGATGCCGAGGGCCCGGCGAAGCCGCCACAGCGCCGTCGGCTGCATCCAGGATTCGGCGAAGCAACCGGCGCCGGCGAGCGCCGGCCGTTCGCGGTGTGCACGCTCGAGCTCGGCGAGGCACTCCGCCCCAAGCACGACGTCATCGTCGAAGAACGCGACGAGGTCTCGCGTGACGCGATCGAGACCGAAGTTGCGCTGCCGCGTCAGACCGCGGAGCGGCGGCTCGACCCGCCAGTACCGCACCACGGTGGGTGCCGGCCACGCGCGGACGATCGTCTCGGTCGCCTCGTCCGGGCTGGCATCGACGATGAGCGTCTCGTCCGGCAGACGAGCCTGGCGTCCAAGGCTCTGCAGAAAGCGCTGAACGCTCGCCGCGCGCCGATACGTGCAGAGCACGACCGAGACGCCCGGCGCGTCTCGCTCGGCGCTCGCGAGCTCACCCGCCCCGCGTGTCCAGTCCGCCACCACACCCGGAACGGCCGCGGTGGAGTGCGGCACGAAGGCGGCCACCGCGGTCATGCGTGCAGGCTCTCCGGTACCTCGACGTGCGCCGGCCCTTCGATCGCCGCGTCCATCTCCCTCGGCTCTGCGACCGCGTACAACATCGGCCCTGCCCCGGTGATCCGGCTGTAGAGGTTGCCGGTCTCCTGATGCGCGCGCCAGATCGCACCCTTGAGGTCCCCCGACATCAGCCTGGCGGTCCAGGTGCGCCACGGATAGAAGTCCTCCTGGAACGATCCGACCGTCGTGACCTCGAATCCGGCCGCGTGCAGCAGCCGCGTGAGCGACGCCGCCGTGAACAGGAAGATGTGGGCGTGTGGCGCGAGCTCAGGGGTCCAGCGGTGGCCGAGCCACCGGAAGATGCCGGACTCCATGTTCGGCGTGATGACCACGAGGCGACCAGACGTGCGCACGTACGGCCGGATGTCGGCCACGACGGCCCGTGGATCTGGCAGGTGCTCGATGACGTTGTCCATCACGCACAGATCCGCGACGCCCCTGGCGAGGTCCGTCTGGCCGATCGGACGGTCGTAGAACCGCACACGTGGGTACCGGCGCCGCGCCCTGGCGACGCGCGTCCTCGACACGTCGATGCCGACCACGTCGTCCCAGCCCGAACTGGTCAGCTCGTGACAGAGCACGCCGTCGCCACAGCCGAAGTCGATGGCGAGGCTGCCGACGCGTTCGAGATCGGGAACCTGCCGTGTGACGCGCCAGAAGCGGGAACGCCGTTCATGACCGTTGGCGGGACCGGAGTCCGGCCGCACCGCGTAGTACGCGGTGTAGAAGTCGCTGCCCTGTTCTTCGCCGGCAATCGGCGGCGGATCGATGCGAAACACGCCGCACGCCTCGCACCGGAGCAGCGAGAACCGCGGCGTGCGGATCCGCGTGCTGCCGAGCCGGCCGCCGCACCAGCACCGATCGCCGGCGCTCACGCGCAGTCCTCCGCGCGCGCCACCAGCACCCAGAGCAGGCTCCGGCGTGGCCGCGTGTTGACCGCCGCGTCGAGCACGCCGAGGCCGCGCGCCATCGCGCTCGCCGCCTGTCCGGCCGGCGATACCCATGCCGCC
This window harbors:
- a CDS encoding glycosyltransferase family 4 protein; the protein is MRLAVFTSHFPGLINTFFARDMRGLIDAGWDVEIFAILPLDPAYWAHVPADLSPSVLPRDRVHHASLKRSLAHAASPGALRHVGTMLALTGAGVRHGAEEALKTMYVLPKALAWARDHRGRFDHVLAYWGNYAGTCAYLFHRAIGGTMPFSICLHAGTDLYRARVYLRQKLDYADNVIVVCDFNRKFLAATYPDRVAAWAPKLYLHHLALDLEQLSFDPGGRAPHRLLAAGGLHPAKGFDDLLAAAALVAPERPVEVVFAGDGPERPRLEALAVSLGLRDRVHFRGWLSPDEVVKEMRQATVLVHPSNGLGDAVPTVIKEAMAVGTPVIASSIAGIPELLGDGDAGVLTPPADPVALGRAIVALLNDEPRRQRLAVTARRRAEMLFDQRQNGPALARRLAQSRRGGPAGAALSAAEARPCTSK
- a CDS encoding glycosyltransferase gives rise to the protein MTSSSKTATVPRRPADWRIALVAGGLSQGGAEKQLLYMGRALVAAGAVVRCYSLTRGDHYEAAFRAAGLDPIWIGQRSAPPARLWTLARSLRAFRPDVVQAGHFFVNLYAGIAAKLCRAVSIGAIRNDGAFELRENPGWGPWLLRTPTVLVANSAAGAAFARASGRGHDEVVIVPNVIDLAAQDAATTTLQLRDAGVGPVVALVGRLVWAKRVDRFLAALARVRAVVPEVRGVIVGDGPERPALEEQAVSLGLAEAVRFVGRRSDVPAILRQVDVLVSTSSHEGFPNVLLEGMAAGLPVVTTPAGDAAAVVVAGETGIVVGPDDIDALVDAIRRLVRDPGLRRQFGEAGRRRVEAEYQDRGLADRLFRVYEHARGLDHGGRALESSADAARRIA
- a CDS encoding O-antigen ligase family protein, coding for MLLIVVAAGWLSAPVIGFLNALTFLTAVGFLVLLAGFRRPAFGVAGAALVCTLDPLTRHFLSNAVLRWNTLNFMLIGISVLAGAFVWRLSDVHSRLLKLLIVLLAADLVFSPDVAGGVQHLLGIIAMFGLVVYFAQAGDDPDIWYTVGLVCGTAGALGGLMYFSLQDGLPFMNHNAYALFPEAAVFGACLGFHHAADRRYGQLILGLLVTTNVVWAFLSGSRGGALIAATGLLFVLFSMRRQTDRAVVAGAAVGITCIALIAFATLGDYTLRRFSKLLDEEQTASGRTSGRSDLVIAGLHMFSEHPLGVGTGGFAATWAQVGFLPGLSTFKRGEEFPAHAGWIKILAENGWPGMILLVGYVGSFALRGLTRRSPGSVSLGLLVTAGLAVSLTTTEFQGKTIWLLAAAGTARLSSAEMARALGAEARRFGIVQRRLVTRHSRRVTSSVTG
- a CDS encoding glycosyltransferase family 4 protein, with the translated sequence MHVCVVSFKPCWQRPDGTWVTDGGFPLQMAAITAMFDDATLVVVRTAPRAGGLPLPSRARIVGLDSPVGADARRKVSMLGRLPRYVRQIVPHVRAADVVHVPLPGDVSALGLLIALASRKRLIARYGSSWADTAQTTRPQRFVKAVMRRFAGGRNVMLAVGSGAEPPAPGMGWVFSTALTQAELDAIRPDVDRGLGRPPKLVAIGRLSSEKGVHVLLRAIARLKGTPAGDARLEILGDGPARSALEQECRALGLDDRISFKGYLNRPELSAALQDADLCVHPALTESLSKAWLDAMAHGVPVLSTNVGVAPMVMGRAGERGWLVPPGDDRALANGIVAALDHAAAWPDLRRRCRTFVESYTLERWASDIGRFCAAQWGGQLTEGRLRL
- a CDS encoding polysaccharide deacetylase family protein, whose translation is MARAQLLMFWDYDAQWGADRSRLPGGPKSWGSLEASCTDRLLELHADAGVPACFAVVGSVALAGPSPYHAPEQVRRVHAAGHEIASHSHRHEWLPGLSRDQLLETLRASRAALEDCIGAEVRAFVPPFNQPFDYWRAGSISLAERREAGAGRIDLSTLCGALVESGYRFCRVAYRPWWQRAAEWWRGRRLDRPATVERIGGVTCVRLNTPGGFDAAALDMVDACAAEGGLIVAYGHPHSLHAGNSQDERHLVPFLERVRAHRRAGRLDVVLPREIIAAREGVPDRQIVVA
- a CDS encoding glycosyltransferase family 2 protein → MTAVAAFVPHSTAAVPGVVADWTRGAGELASAERDAPGVSVVLCTYRRAASVQRFLQSLGRQARLPDETLIVDASPDEATETIVRAWPAPTVVRYWRVEPPLRGLTRQRNFGLDRVTRDLVAFFDDDVVLGAECLAELERAHRERPALAGAGCFAESWMQPTALWRLRRALGIVPNLQPGTYTRTGLSIPWRFHAPTTAVVEGDWLPGCAMMLKTAAARVVRFEEVLAGYGQGEDLEFSLRLRARGAVALVGAAACDHLHEPAGRPDAFRLGRMEIENRHLIWRRTYRNLAWRDRLAFAYAWTLDTLLLARDAMRPGRAADGLRRIAGRVRGGAAILARRQARV
- a CDS encoding class I SAM-dependent methyltransferase, which codes for MSAGDRCWCGGRLGSTRIRTPRFSLLRCEACGVFRIDPPPIAGEEQGSDFYTAYYAVRPDSGPANGHERRSRFWRVTRQVPDLERVGSLAIDFGCGDGVLCHELTSSGWDDVVGIDVSRTRVARARRRYPRVRFYDRPIGQTDLARGVADLCVMDNVIEHLPDPRAVVADIRPYVRTSGRLVVITPNMESGIFRWLGHRWTPELAPHAHIFLFTAASLTRLLHAAGFEVTTVGSFQEDFYPWRTWTARLMSGDLKGAIWRAHQETGNLYSRITGAGPMLYAVAEPREMDAAIEGPAHVEVPESLHA